The Meriones unguiculatus strain TT.TT164.6M chromosome 1, Bangor_MerUng_6.1, whole genome shotgun sequence genome has a segment encoding these proteins:
- the Gpr137 gene encoding integral membrane protein GPR137 produces MESNLSGLVPAAGLVPALPPTVTLGLTAAYTALYALLFFSVYAQLWLVLLYGHKRFSYQTVFLALCLLWAALRTTLFSFYFRDTPRANRLGPLPFWLLYCCPVCLQFFTLTLMNLYFAQVVFKAKAKRRPEMSRGLLAVRGAFVGASLLFLLVNVLCAVLSRQRQAQPWVLLLVRVLVSDSLFVICALSLAACLCLVARRAPSTSIYLEAKGTSVCQAAAIGGAMVLLYASRACYNLAALALAPRSRLDAFDYDWYNVSDQADLVNDLGNKGYLVFGLILFVWELLPTTLLVGFFRVHRPLQDLSASRILNGQVFGSRSYFFDRAGHCEDEGCSWEHSRSESTSMSGSLGSGSWYGAIGREPGWGGASQTRTTPLLFSQVPGPGSHHHSLYSTPQT; encoded by the exons ATGGAGAGTAACCTGTCTGGCCTGGTCCCTGCAGCTGGGCTGGTCCCTGCACTGCCGCCTACAGTGACCCTGGGGCTGACCGCTGCCTACACTGCCCTATATGCTCTGCTCTTCTTCTCTGTCTATGCCCAGCTCTGGCTGGTGCTTCTCTATGGGCACAAGCGCTTCAGCTATCAGACAGTGTTCCTGGCACTCTGTCTGCTCTGGGCAGCCTTGCGTACCACACTCTTCTCCTTCTACTTCCGAGATACTCCCAGGGCCAACCGCCTGGGGCCCTTGCCTTTCTGGCTTCTCTATTGCTGCCCCGTCTGCCTGCAGTTCTTCACCCTGACGCTTATGAACCTCTACTTTGCCCAG GTGGTGTTCAAGGCCAAGGCGAAGCGTCGGCCAGAGATGAGCCGAGGCTT GCTGGCTGTCCGAGGGGCCTTCGTGGGTGCTTCACTGCTCTTTTTGCTGGTGAATGTACTGTGTGCAGTGCTGTCCCGCCAGCGCCAGGCACAGCCCTGGGTCCTCCTGCTGGTACGCGTCCTGGTGAGCGACTCCCTCTTCGTCATCTGTGCCCTCTCGcttgctgcctgcctctgcctcgtcgCCCGGCGAGCCCCCTCCACTAGCATCTACTTAGAGGCCAAG GGGACCAGCGTATGCCAGGCAGCTGCCATAGGGGGTGCCATGGTCCTGCTCTATGCCAGTAGGGCCTGTTACAACCTGGCAGCTCTGGCCTTGGCCCCTCGGAGCCGGCTAGATGCCTTCGATTATGACTGGTACAACGTATCTGACCAG GCAGATCTGGTGAATGACCTAGGGAACAAAGGCTACCTGGTGTTTGGCCTCATCCTCTTCGTGTGGGAATTGCTGCCCACCACCTTGCTGGTGGGCTTCTTCCGGGTACACCGGCCCCTGCAAGATCTG AGCGCCAGTCGAATCCTCAATGGGCAGGTTTTTGGCTCCCGTTCCTACTTCTTTGACCGGGCTGGGCACTGTGAGGATGAGGGCTGCTCCTGGGAACACAGCCGGAGTGAGAGCACCAG CATGTCCGGCAGCCTGGGCTCTGGCAGCTGGTATGGTGCCATCGGGCGTGAGCCAGGCTGGGGTGGGGCCAGCCAGACGAGGACCACTCCTCTGCTCTTCTCCCAGGTGCCAGGACCTGGCAGCCACCATCACAGCCTCTATTCCACGCCACAGACGTGA
- the Bad gene encoding bcl2-associated agonist of cell death isoform X1, with the protein MGTPKQPSLAPAHASGVRKSDPGIRSLGSDAGGRRWRPAAQSMFQIPEFEPSEQEDSSTTDRGLGPSLTEDQPGPYLAPGLLGSVGHQQGRAVNSSHHGGAGAAETRSRHSSYPAGAAEDEGTEEELSPFRGRSRSAPPNLWAAQRYGRELRRMSDEFEGSFKGLPRPKSAGTATQMRQSASWTRIIQSWWDRNLGKGGSAPSQ; encoded by the exons ATGGGAACCCCAAAGCAGCCCTCGCTGGCTCCTGCACACGCCTCAGGCGTGAGGAAGTCGGATCCCGGAATCCGGAGCCTAGGGAGCGACGCGGGAGGAAGGCGGTGGAGACCAGCAG CCCAGAGTATGTTCCAGATCCCAGAGTTTGAGCCGAGTGAGCAGGAAGACTCCAGCACTACAGATAGGGGCCTGGGCCCTAGCCTCACTGAGGACCAGCCAGGTCCCTACCTGGCCCCAGGTCTCCTGGGGAGCGTCGGTCATCAGCAGGGACGGGCGGTCAACAGCAGTCATCATGGAG GCGCTGGAGCCGCGGAGACCCGGAGTCGCCACAGTTCATATCCCGCGGGGGCCGCGGAGGATGAAGGGACGGAGGAGGAGCTCAGCCCCTTTCGGGGCCGCTCGCGTTCGGCTCCCCCCAATCTCTGGGCTGCGCAGCGCTATGGACGCGAGCTCCGAAGGATGAGCGATGAGTTTGAGGGTTCTTTCAAG GGACTTCCTCGCCCAAAGAGCGCAGGCACTGCAACGCAGATGCGACAAAGCGCCAGCTGGACGCGCATTATCCAATCCTGGTGGGATCGAAATTTGGGCAAAGGAGGCTCCGCCCCCTCCCAGTGA
- the Bad gene encoding bcl2-associated agonist of cell death isoform X2, producing MFQIPEFEPSEQEDSSTTDRGLGPSLTEDQPGPYLAPGLLGSVGHQQGRAVNSSHHGGAGAAETRSRHSSYPAGAAEDEGTEEELSPFRGRSRSAPPNLWAAQRYGRELRRMSDEFEGSFKGLPRPKSAGTATQMRQSASWTRIIQSWWDRNLGKGGSAPSQ from the exons ATGTTCCAGATCCCAGAGTTTGAGCCGAGTGAGCAGGAAGACTCCAGCACTACAGATAGGGGCCTGGGCCCTAGCCTCACTGAGGACCAGCCAGGTCCCTACCTGGCCCCAGGTCTCCTGGGGAGCGTCGGTCATCAGCAGGGACGGGCGGTCAACAGCAGTCATCATGGAG GCGCTGGAGCCGCGGAGACCCGGAGTCGCCACAGTTCATATCCCGCGGGGGCCGCGGAGGATGAAGGGACGGAGGAGGAGCTCAGCCCCTTTCGGGGCCGCTCGCGTTCGGCTCCCCCCAATCTCTGGGCTGCGCAGCGCTATGGACGCGAGCTCCGAAGGATGAGCGATGAGTTTGAGGGTTCTTTCAAG GGACTTCCTCGCCCAAAGAGCGCAGGCACTGCAACGCAGATGCGACAAAGCGCCAGCTGGACGCGCATTATCCAATCCTGGTGGGATCGAAATTTGGGCAAAGGAGGCTCCGCCCCCTCCCAGTGA